The window GCTAAAATAGCTATAGCAACCGGCGGTTTATTTGGCAAAGGCCCGGGTAACAGTACCGAAAGAAATTATCTGCCACAATCATACTCGGATTTTATTTATGCTACCATAGTCGAAGAATATGGGTTGATAGGGGGTATTGCCGTAATCGGGTTGTACTTGTTCCTACTTTACCGGTGCGTAAAAATTGTTACCAAGGCCCCTAAGGCGTTTGGCGCTTTGCTGGCGGCGGGACTAAGTTTTAGCCTAACTATCCAGGCGTTTGCCAATATGGCCATTGCGGTAGGTTTAGGCCCGGTAACAGGGGTGCCCTTGCCATTGGTAAGTATGGGTGGTACGTCTATACTGTTTACCAGTATAGCGTTTGGTATCATCCTGTCGGTAAGCAGGCATATTGATGAGAATGAGCAATTAAAAATTGAAGGGTTAAAAGAAAGTAATAAAGTAGTAGTCGGCGATTTAACAGCGCTGGCTTAAATAATGTGCATATGTGCGGATATGCAAATGTGCAAATGAAGAATAATAAATCGGTAAAATCATAAATATAATCGGTGTAATCAAAAAATGAAAGCAAAAAGGATCATCATTAGCGGCGGTGGTACAGGGGGGCACATCTTCCCGGCTATTGCTATTGCCAATGCGCTGAAGCGGATAGATCCGGCTACCGAAATATTGTTTGTGGGCGCTAACGGTCGTATGGAAATGGAGAAGGTACCCGCAGCTGGTTATAAAATTATTGGTTTGGATATCCAGGGCATCCAGCGCAAATCCATCTGGAAAAACCTGATGTTCCCGGTGAAGCTGATAGGCAGTGTGCGCAAGGCCCTGCAAATAATAAAAGACTTTAAACCCGATGCCGCGGTAGGTGTGGGCGGTTATGCTTCGGGGCCATTGCTGTATGCTGCGGGTATGAAAGGCATTCCGTATTTGATACAGGAGCAAAACTCATACGCCGGTGTAACCAATAAATGGTTGGGTAAAAAGGCGCAAAAAATATGTGTGGCCTTTGATGGTATGAATAAGTTTTTCCCGGCAGATAAAATTATCAAAACCGGCAACCCGATACGTAAGGAATCGGTAGATATCGCCAACAAACGCTTACAGGCTATCGAGTTAATGAAACTATCGGCAGATAAGAAAATCATCCTGGTAACAGGCGGCAGTCTTGGTGCCGGTACGTTGAATAAAAGCATACAGGCCGGTTTGGAAAAAATGATAAAAGCCGATGTGCAGGTAATATGGCAAACAGGGAAATACTATTATAAAGGTATTATAGCGCAGTTGGGCGAGAATTATCACCCAAACGTCCGCATCCTGGAGTTTTTGAACCGGATGGACCTGGCTTATGCCGCTGCCGACATAATTATATCAAGGGCAGGTGCGGGCACTATAGCCGAACTGTGCGAGGTGAAAAAGCCGGTAATACTGGTGCCATCGCCTAATGTGGCCGAAGACCACCAAACAAAAAATGCGCTGGCGCTGGTACAGGAAAATGCCTGTGCTTTTGTAGCCGACCGCGATGCAGAAGAAAAATTAGTAGATGCAGCAATTGAGTTATTAAAAGATAAAGAGAAACAAAAAATATTAAGCAGCAATATTGGCAAGCTGGCTATGCCCAATGCCGATGATGTGATAGCAAAAGAAGTTACCCAAATAACAATCAGCAATTAAAATCCCTCCGCTTTAGGCGGAGGGTTTAATTTGGTGATTAGTTAAGGGATAAATGTGCAGATGTGCGAATATGCAAATGTGCAAATGAAAAATAAGGACAATTACATCGGTGAAATCAAAACTCATCGGTGAAATCAAAGAAGAAAAATGGAATTACGCAACATACAACGGGTTTACCTGGCAGGCATAGGCGGTATAGGCATGAGCGGGCTGGCCCGTTACTTCCGTCACCTGGGTTGTATTGTTTGTGGTTATGATAAAACATCAACCGATCTTACCGTTGCACTGCAAAACGAAGGCATTTGCATTATATATGATGACCGGCCGGATTTTATCCCCATGAGTTTCTCTACCCGGGATGAAGGTACGCTGATCATTTATACCCCGGCTATACCTAAGGATTCGAAGATCATGCAGTTTTTTAAGCAAAAGGGCTTCGAACTATTCAAACGCTCGCAGGTGTTGGGGTTGATAAGTAAAGGCATGTATACTATAGCTGTTGCAGGTACACATGGCAAAACCACCACATCGTGCATGATAGCGCATATCCTTAAGGATTCAGGTAGGGATTGCTCGGCATTTTTAGGCGGTATCGCCGCTAATTACCAAAGCAACGTGCTGTATGGCGATAATGATATTATGGTGGTTGAGGCTGATGAATACGACCGTTCGTTCCTGACACTATATCCCAATATCGCCATTATTACATCAATGGACGCCGACCACCTGGATATCTATGGCGATCATTCGCACCTGACGGAATCGTTTCGGATGTTTGCCTCGCAAATAAAGGATGGTGGCACTTTGATCTATCATAAAGGGTTAAGCCCGCAGCATGATGGTATTACTTATGCCCGGGATGAAGACGCCGGCGCAATGGCAAAAAACGTGCGGATTGAAGAGGGTGATTTTCACTTCGATTTCCAAAACGCTACCCATCTGATAAAAGACATCAGGATGGGGATTGCAGGTATGCACAATATAGATAATGCAACCGCTGCTATACAGGCTGCTTTGCTGTTGGATATTGATCCGCAGGCTATAAAAAAGGCGCTGGGCAGCTTTAAAGGAGTAAAACGCAGGTTTGAATATATTGTAAAGAACGAGGCACATATTTATATAGATGATTACGCGCACCATCCTGAAGAATTACGGGCGGCTATATCATCGGTAAAAAAACTGTATCCTGACAAAAAACTGACCACTGTTTTTCAGCCCCACCTGTTTACCCGCACCCGCGATTTTGTGGATGGCTTTGCCGAGGTGCTGGATATGAGCGATGAACTGTTGCTGCTGGATATTTACCCGGCACGTGAACTGCCCATTGAAGGGGTAGACTCGAACATGATATTACGCCGGATGAAACTGGCAAATAAACGCGTTTGCGGTAAGCAGGAAGCGCTGGATATTATACGTGATGAACAACCCGGCTTGCTGCTAACCGTAGGTGCGGGCGATATAGACCAATTAGTGCAACCATTAAAAAATATACTGGAACATGTTTAAGAATAAACGACTCTGGCGAAATATTTTATTCGGGTTTATTTGGGCGGTTTGCCTGAGTGGACTGGTGGTGCTGATGAGTTTCATCGAGGTGAAGAAATCGACCATGACCTGTAAAGGCGTGCAGGTAATCATCCCCGGCAACCAGTACTTTATTGATAAAGAGGAGGTGGACAATATTATTGGGTTGAACAGTAATTCGCTGGTTGGCCGCAGATTGGAGAATATAAATATTCATCAGTTGGAAAAGAAATTAAGAGCAAACCCCTTTGTTGAAGCCGCCAGTGTTTATGCCGATATGGATGGAGTTATTATGGTGGAAATAAGTCAGCGCCAGCCTATGTTGCGTATCATGAACCGGTTTGAACAAGATTTCTATGTCGATCAGCACGGGTTCAAGTTGCCTATGTCGGGCAATTTTACAGCCAGGGTGCTGGTAGCCAATGGCTATATAGACGAGTTGTTTGCCAACCGTGTAGACAGCTTGCGCACACCAGTGGCCAAATCGATCTTTAAAACGGCCGATTACATCCGCAAAGACAGCTTATGGTCGGCGCAGATAGCACAGATATACGTGGATGATAAGCACGAAATTGAACTGATACCCCGTGTGGGCAACCAGCGCATATTGCTGGGGAATGCTGATTCGCTGGACACTAAATTTAAAAACCTGCTGGCATTTTATAAACAGGCCGTGCCGCAGGTGGGCTGGGTAGCCTATAAGGCCATTAATATTAAATACACCAACCAGGTTATTGGCATTAAAAACGATAACCTGAAGCGGGACACTACCAAAATAACCAATACAATTAAAACAGATTCATTAACATCTACCAGGGATACATTAGCTAATAAAATTAAACATTGACATATGGACAAAAGCTCAACTCACGAAAAAAGTGCGCCAATTGCAGTTGGATTGGATATTGGTACCACTAAAATTTGCGCTATTGTTGGCCGTCGCAGTAAGAACGGTAAAATTGAAGTATTAGGCATAGGCAAAGCCGAATCTGCTGGAGTTACCCGCGGCATGGTTTCCAATATCGATAAAACAGTACAGGGCATTATCCAGGCAGTTGATATCGCGGGGACGCAATCCAACGTGGAGATCAAGGTGGTGAATGTAGGTATTGCCGGTCAGCATATTAAAAGCTTGCAGCACAGGGGCTTAATAACCCGCCGAGATCTGGGTACCGAGATCAGTCGCAAGGATATTGAGAAACTTGTGGAAGATATGTACAACCTGGTGATGTCGCCGGGCGAAGAGATTATCCATGTGCTGCCACAGGAATTTACGGTAGATAACGAACCTGGTATTAAGGACCCGGTGGGTATGGCCGGTGTGCGTTTGGAAGCCAACTTTCATATTATATCGGGCCAGGTTACTGCCATTAAAAACATAGTTAAATGCGTAAATAAAGCACAGCTGGATAGCCAGGAACTGATACTGGAGCCATTGGCGTCATCAGAATCGGTACTGAGCGAGGAAGAAAAAGAAGCCGGTGTGGTTTTGGTTGATATTGGTGGTGGTACTAC of the Mucilaginibacter boryungensis genome contains:
- the murG gene encoding undecaprenyldiphospho-muramoylpentapeptide beta-N-acetylglucosaminyltransferase, with translation MKAKRIIISGGGTGGHIFPAIAIANALKRIDPATEILFVGANGRMEMEKVPAAGYKIIGLDIQGIQRKSIWKNLMFPVKLIGSVRKALQIIKDFKPDAAVGVGGYASGPLLYAAGMKGIPYLIQEQNSYAGVTNKWLGKKAQKICVAFDGMNKFFPADKIIKTGNPIRKESVDIANKRLQAIELMKLSADKKIILVTGGSLGAGTLNKSIQAGLEKMIKADVQVIWQTGKYYYKGIIAQLGENYHPNVRILEFLNRMDLAYAAADIIISRAGAGTIAELCEVKKPVILVPSPNVAEDHQTKNALALVQENACAFVADRDAEEKLVDAAIELLKDKEKQKILSSNIGKLAMPNADDVIAKEVTQITISN
- the murC gene encoding UDP-N-acetylmuramate--L-alanine ligase → MELRNIQRVYLAGIGGIGMSGLARYFRHLGCIVCGYDKTSTDLTVALQNEGICIIYDDRPDFIPMSFSTRDEGTLIIYTPAIPKDSKIMQFFKQKGFELFKRSQVLGLISKGMYTIAVAGTHGKTTTSCMIAHILKDSGRDCSAFLGGIAANYQSNVLYGDNDIMVVEADEYDRSFLTLYPNIAIITSMDADHLDIYGDHSHLTESFRMFASQIKDGGTLIYHKGLSPQHDGITYARDEDAGAMAKNVRIEEGDFHFDFQNATHLIKDIRMGIAGMHNIDNATAAIQAALLLDIDPQAIKKALGSFKGVKRRFEYIVKNEAHIYIDDYAHHPEELRAAISSVKKLYPDKKLTTVFQPHLFTRTRDFVDGFAEVLDMSDELLLLDIYPARELPIEGVDSNMILRRMKLANKRVCGKQEALDIIRDEQPGLLLTVGAGDIDQLVQPLKNILEHV
- a CDS encoding cell division protein FtsQ/DivIB; the encoded protein is MFKNKRLWRNILFGFIWAVCLSGLVVLMSFIEVKKSTMTCKGVQVIIPGNQYFIDKEEVDNIIGLNSNSLVGRRLENINIHQLEKKLRANPFVEAASVYADMDGVIMVEISQRQPMLRIMNRFEQDFYVDQHGFKLPMSGNFTARVLVANGYIDELFANRVDSLRTPVAKSIFKTADYIRKDSLWSAQIAQIYVDDKHEIELIPRVGNQRILLGNADSLDTKFKNLLAFYKQAVPQVGWVAYKAINIKYTNQVIGIKNDNLKRDTTKITNTIKTDSLTSTRDTLANKIKH